A genomic segment from Coccinella septempunctata chromosome 3, icCocSept1.1, whole genome shotgun sequence encodes:
- the LOC123310593 gene encoding uncharacterized protein LOC123310593 produces the protein MFRIVKTLEDGEVFFTSVPSSWIRDNFLYFPIGNWKKFRKEQRAPERDWTKIPYSEVRKEVYDNLTEALAAEKKITAFENTEEEETYLENKKSQRLHPARSTIKELKKNFDYNDEVNSTYYQNTVCLSTNPVSSPAVSGVSGGSEEININSTLENNACFLFQDDLKIPEITELKEEVREIHRKVETNSEEISKLHYEIVKLHSKADQILHLLNNRVTIMDNRTLIGLQNDNNNEVSRENELFKFPIDNSENLDLLETKLREKEFFKHIFIQFSPEFSNTGYKWKQIAYILVDRIFNRQLLTDYSWTGFSKNNTKKSFSSLVFVNRLFFQIVKKADDSYTELLHEEFFKMAILKYSSIRAKTALNPKRTSAPRTKIARAKLQLELPDEERDKTNEEESLHRHDKTYVTGYEECD, from the exons ATGTTTAGAATTGTAAAAACTTTAGAGGATGGTGAGGTGTTTTTTACATCAGTGCCATCATCGTGGATTAGagataattttttatacttTCCAATCGGAAATTGGAAAAAGTTCAGAAAAGAACAACGAGCACCCGAAAGAGATTGGACCAAAATACCATATTCTGAAGTGAGGAAGGAGGTTTATGATAACCTAACAGAAGCTCTAGCTGCGGAAAAGAAAATTACAGCCTTTGAGAATACTGAGGAAGAGGAAAC GTATCTTGAGAATAAAAAGTCACAAAGATTACATCCTGCTAGGAGTACCATAaaagagttaaaaaaaaactttgattACAATGATGAAGTAAATTCCACATATTACCAGAACACCGTGTGCCTATCTACTAATCCAGTGTCGAGCCCTGCAGTCTCTGGAGTCTCTGGAGGTTCAGAAGAAATTAATATTAATTCTACTCTTGAAAACAATGCATGCTTTCTTTTTCAAGATGATCTCAAAATTCCAGAAATTACTGAATTAAAAGAAGAAGTTAGAGAAATTCACCGAAAAGTTGAAACAAATAGTGAAGAAATTTCCAAACTCCATTATGAAATAGTTAAACTACACTCAAAAGCAGACCAAATATTGCACTTACTAAACAACAGAGTTACTATAATGGACAATAGAACACTAATAGGGTTACAAAATGACAATAACAATGAAGTCTCCAGAGAAAATGAGCTCTTCAAATTTCCAATTGACAATTCAGAAAACTTGGACCTATTAGAGACTAAATTGAGAGAGaaagaatttttcaaacacATATTTATACAGTTCAGTCCAGAATTTTCGAATACTGGTTATAAATGGAAACAGATTGCCTATATACTCGTAGATCGAATATTTAATAGGCAATTATTAACTGATTATTCCTGGActggattttcaaaaaataatacaaaaaaaagtttcagcAGCTTGGTTTTCGTGAACCGATTATTCTTTCAAATTGTTAAAAAAGCAGATGATTCTTACACAGAATTACTAcacgaagaatttttcaaaatggccATCCTGAAGTACAGTAGCATTAGAGCAAAAACGGCTCTAAACCCAAAAAGAACATCAGCCCCAAGAACAAAAATTGCAAGAGCAAAACTGCAATTGGAATTGCCTGATGAAGAAAGGGACAAGACAAACGAAGAGGAATCCTTACATAGGCATGATAAAACCTATGTAACTGGATATGAGGAATGTGATTAG